One window from the genome of Leptospira ryugenii encodes:
- a CDS encoding LamG-like jellyroll fold domain-containing protein produces the protein MSNLRAKLFMRTALVSLALVIFSCNLPDLSRNAFEFLSILRFLNRSGQNNGEFSIGGSVSGLISNSSVTLSSGNDTLVVNKDGNFTFPNLLRSGTQYEVKLTLSSSSALKCNLSNEKGTVQSSNITDVKVECGLADGYYQVGVSITGTGGPVTFQNNATDTITIVSDTLSKFNTPLKTGDSYLVTISSQTAGTVCAFLEPSSSQGIVGTTNITVTVRCVPGYLTGGTIIPLATVDLFPNVDTPNLFLRTMVGDYPANAGGTGPTFGNANNTSANLVRFNNPKGMAGDGTYIYVADYDNDLIRRINRTTGETTSFAGGASVAGGTTCPGTVTTNCLDGTGLAAQFYRPFALTTDGTSLYVLELLGNRIRRINLTTAQVTTLAGDGSSGFSDNTNGLLASFLNPHSITMHQGMLYVVDRYNHRIRSVNPVTGAVSTFAGTGVAGYLDANASAAIFNNPVGIVGLGNFLYISDLGNHRIRRISLLGANPVTTIAGQSTPGSKDDVGTKAFLDAPFSLATDGTNLIFSEYTTYLIRHVRLSDTKVSTLVGGIIGYSDNAGLNAAMQRPAYLLSDGYNMYISEENNHAIRRIENAEILRYTFDGNSNDSVSNNHGLLNGGPNLVADENGTASAAYEFDGSTQNIRATSNVTYNGQSLGMGNNKKFTISAWIFPRGGSTDQVIFSNGTQATDGFTLILQGTTRLLYLYVNSVPSGIGIRPIPLNQWTHVTVTNNADNWQIYVNGLSENIIFNAATNAPTSVFQIAGGAGALSFFSGKVSDVRIFNGTLDTNAIQKLAIQVPTGLIAYFPFNGNTNDVSGNGNDLTIMGTPSLATDRNGLPNSAYIFNSNLDYMEKANPNRVPTGNNNRTTCVWVRSTSSPVNLVSFGAAVNGQGNGLALGNSSILHYGYVTDQTTDHFYLLGRWVHICGTYDGANSQIYFNGSLRSTTGITWATAASATLRVGRRMDAGEFFSGSLDDIRIYNRVLSASEIQALSGPHPLQVAGLQMHLQADSITASPVTAWFDNSPNNTTATSTGGNSVSQPLAGQRPTWSAIAINNTPGVIFNSASSHNLRNISGTYFGLNTDSFTMFVVNYRNSLLGAQTVLSTGPIPGGKSFLFDDAGAFPCSATSRFSVIKLAAACAAISDVGFSPMTQRIFTMSYDHITAITNPFYWDVNGPVGATITSNLNFIPPSGVDGIFVGSRIGPNDHFDGILSEIIYFNSALSTSDADLVRCYLSRKYKIRIGNLCPY, from the coding sequence ATGTCCAATCTTCGTGCAAAGCTATTTATGAGAACGGCTCTTGTTTCTTTGGCCTTAGTCATATTCTCGTGTAACCTACCAGATTTATCACGTAATGCTTTTGAGTTTTTGAGTATTTTGCGGTTTCTGAACCGCTCTGGCCAAAATAATGGGGAATTTAGCATTGGGGGATCGGTGTCGGGTCTCATCTCAAATTCCTCTGTTACATTGAGTTCTGGGAACGATACTTTGGTGGTAAACAAAGATGGTAATTTTACATTTCCCAACCTTTTACGATCGGGAACTCAATATGAGGTAAAGCTAACTCTTTCTAGTTCTTCTGCTTTAAAATGCAATCTTTCCAACGAAAAGGGAACAGTTCAATCATCGAACATAACAGATGTTAAGGTAGAATGTGGATTAGCAGATGGCTATTACCAAGTAGGAGTGAGCATCACGGGAACTGGCGGACCGGTGACATTTCAAAACAATGCAACAGATACAATAACGATTGTTTCAGATACACTTTCAAAATTTAATACTCCTTTAAAGACTGGTGATTCTTATCTGGTAACGATCTCTTCCCAGACAGCGGGAACAGTTTGTGCATTTTTAGAACCTTCGAGTAGCCAAGGAATAGTAGGTACGACAAATATCACAGTTACAGTACGATGTGTACCTGGTTATTTGACTGGTGGTACGATCATCCCTCTTGCAACTGTCGATCTCTTCCCAAATGTAGACACTCCCAATCTTTTTTTAAGGACAATGGTTGGAGATTACCCTGCCAATGCAGGAGGAACAGGACCTACTTTCGGAAATGCAAATAATACAAGTGCAAATTTGGTTCGCTTTAATAACCCCAAAGGCATGGCCGGGGATGGAACCTATATTTATGTAGCAGACTATGACAATGATTTGATCCGTCGGATCAACAGAACAACAGGTGAAACTACAAGCTTTGCTGGGGGTGCCTCTGTTGCAGGCGGTACAACTTGTCCTGGCACGGTCACTACCAATTGTTTAGATGGCACTGGTTTAGCAGCCCAGTTCTATCGTCCCTTTGCATTGACAACAGATGGAACATCATTGTATGTTTTAGAACTTTTGGGAAATCGCATCCGTAGGATCAATCTAACAACAGCCCAAGTGACTACTCTTGCAGGAGATGGGTCTTCAGGCTTTAGTGATAATACAAATGGACTCTTGGCCTCCTTTCTCAATCCTCATTCGATTACAATGCACCAAGGTATGTTGTATGTCGTAGATCGTTACAACCATAGGATACGATCTGTAAATCCAGTAACTGGTGCTGTCAGTACCTTTGCAGGAACAGGGGTTGCAGGTTACTTAGATGCAAATGCTTCTGCAGCAATCTTTAATAATCCTGTAGGCATCGTTGGACTAGGAAATTTTCTATACATTTCCGATTTAGGGAACCACCGCATCCGAAGAATTTCTCTTTTGGGCGCAAATCCAGTGACCACGATAGCAGGACAGTCAACTCCAGGAAGCAAGGATGATGTTGGAACCAAAGCCTTTTTGGACGCACCATTTTCTCTCGCGACCGATGGGACAAATTTAATATTCTCAGAATATACAACCTACTTAATCAGGCATGTTCGACTTTCAGATACTAAGGTAAGCACGCTTGTTGGTGGTATCATTGGATATTCAGACAATGCAGGGCTTAATGCGGCCATGCAAAGACCTGCTTATCTATTGAGTGATGGGTACAATATGTACATTTCGGAAGAAAACAACCATGCCATTCGAAGGATTGAAAATGCAGAAATTCTTCGCTATACCTTCGATGGGAATAGCAATGATAGTGTCTCAAACAACCATGGCCTTTTGAACGGAGGGCCAAATTTAGTCGCTGATGAAAATGGAACCGCGAGTGCTGCCTATGAATTTGACGGGAGTACACAAAACATACGAGCCACCTCGAACGTTACCTACAATGGTCAGTCCTTAGGGATGGGTAATAACAAAAAGTTTACTATCTCAGCCTGGATCTTTCCAAGGGGAGGTAGTACGGACCAAGTCATTTTCTCCAATGGAACACAGGCAACGGATGGTTTTACGCTGATACTCCAAGGGACCACGCGCCTACTTTATTTGTATGTAAATAGTGTGCCAAGCGGTATAGGCATTCGGCCTATTCCCTTAAACCAATGGACTCATGTAACTGTTACCAATAATGCTGACAATTGGCAAATCTATGTAAACGGATTGTCGGAGAATATTATCTTTAACGCTGCAACAAATGCACCTACATCTGTTTTCCAAATCGCGGGAGGTGCGGGAGCATTGTCTTTTTTCTCAGGGAAGGTTTCTGATGTACGTATCTTCAACGGCACTCTTGATACAAATGCCATCCAAAAATTAGCCATACAAGTCCCAACTGGTCTTATCGCCTATTTCCCGTTCAATGGAAATACAAATGATGTAAGTGGAAATGGAAACGATCTTACGATTATGGGAACACCCTCTTTGGCTACAGATCGTAATGGTCTTCCTAACTCCGCTTATATTTTTAATTCAAACTTAGATTATATGGAAAAGGCAAATCCAAATCGAGTTCCAACGGGAAATAACAATCGCACAACCTGTGTTTGGGTGAGGAGTACTAGCTCTCCTGTAAATCTCGTGAGTTTTGGTGCCGCAGTAAATGGCCAAGGTAATGGTCTAGCCTTGGGGAACTCTTCCATCTTGCACTATGGCTATGTTACCGACCAAACAACGGACCATTTCTATCTTTTGGGAAGGTGGGTCCACATCTGTGGTACTTATGACGGAGCTAACTCTCAAATTTATTTCAATGGCTCCTTACGAAGTACAACAGGGATTACCTGGGCAACCGCAGCCTCTGCTACTCTCCGCGTTGGCAGGAGAATGGATGCAGGTGAATTCTTTTCTGGAAGTTTAGATGACATTCGGATTTACAACCGCGTTTTGTCAGCCAGTGAGATCCAAGCCTTGAGTGGACCCCATCCTCTTCAAGTAGCCGGTTTGCAGATGCACTTGCAAGCAGATTCCATCACTGCAAGCCCTGTCACAGCATGGTTTGACAATAGCCCAAACAACACCACTGCAACAAGTACTGGAGGCAATTCAGTGAGCCAACCTTTAGCTGGCCAAAGGCCTACTTGGAGTGCCATCGCGATCAACAATACTCCAGGAGTCATTTTCAATTCTGCATCTTCGCATAACTTGCGAAATATTTCAGGAACATATTTTGGATTGAATACGGATTCTTTTACAATGTTCGTTGTAAATTATAGAAATTCTCTATTAGGTGCACAAACAGTACTTTCAACAGGCCCAATTCCTGGAGGGAAATCATTTTTATTTGATGATGCAGGAGCTTTCCCTTGTTCAGCTACGTCTAGGTTTTCCGTAATCAAATTAGCCGCAGCCTGTGCCGCTATCAGTGATGTTGGTTTTAGCCCAATGACACAAAGAATCTTCACCATGTCCTATGATCATATAACGGCGATTACAAATCCATTTTATTGGGATGTAAATGGTCCTGTAGGAGCGACAATCACATCAAATCTAAATTTTATCCCACCTTCTGGCGTAGATGGGATATTTGTCGGAAGTCGGATTGGCCCGAACGATCACTTTGATGGGATACTTTCAGAAATTATTTACTTTAATTCTGCACTCAGTACTTCGGATGCAGATTTGGTTCGTTGTTATCTCAGTCGAAAATATAAAATTCGAATTGGGAATCTTTGCCCCTACTAA
- a CDS encoding phage tail protein: MGEVSITTNFKIGLIRGAGLAVGLMTTSLFAAAAAMKVFSPGDTLSSSAINRNFLIAAPEGAVIAFYLNECPEGWAPADGSNGTPDLRGRFVRGRDNVGTGAAGNDPTGARAIGDVQADAFQGHWHDFFVDSTNLYDLGTSRPGNNDSTVASLGAPQRVRNAITDGTNGTPRTANETRPKNVSLTYCMRKN; encoded by the coding sequence ATGGGTGAAGTCAGTATAACTACTAATTTTAAAATTGGTCTCATCAGAGGAGCAGGTCTTGCTGTAGGGTTAATGACGACAAGCCTCTTTGCGGCGGCAGCAGCAATGAAAGTCTTTAGTCCTGGTGATACTCTAAGTTCTTCAGCTATCAACCGAAACTTTTTGATTGCAGCTCCCGAGGGTGCCGTCATTGCTTTTTATTTGAATGAGTGCCCGGAAGGTTGGGCTCCTGCCGACGGAAGCAATGGAACACCTGACCTTCGGGGGAGGTTTGTTCGGGGGCGGGACAATGTGGGTACAGGAGCCGCTGGCAATGACCCAACAGGTGCGAGAGCCATTGGAGATGTCCAGGCAGATGCCTTCCAGGGGCATTGGCATGACTTCTTTGTCGATTCTACAAATCTTTACGATCTTGGAACTTCACGACCTGGTAACAATGATTCTACCGTCGCATCTTTAGGAGCGCCGCAAAGAGTCAGAAACGCAATCACGGATGGTACAAATGGAACACCTCGCACGGCCAATGAAACGCGTCCCAAAAATGTTTCCTTAACCTACTGCATGAGAAAGAATTAA
- a CDS encoding TetR family transcriptional regulator: MKETSLAWLAAAYKIFALEGKSGLKIERLARLVGLSKSSFYHHFVDFDFFFEMLLAYHEERILQLLEAEKMCERLVPDFIDLCLERKDDLFFHQKVRTLRSDTKIDSLLKRMDTQVMHVFLSIWSKEIKGKWSLDQLQSLYPLASEYFFSNLTEDSFQKESLSELFQKLLSLSDQFT, translated from the coding sequence ATGAAAGAAACTAGCTTAGCATGGCTTGCCGCGGCGTATAAAATATTTGCCTTGGAAGGTAAAAGTGGACTCAAGATTGAAAGATTGGCTCGCCTTGTGGGACTCAGTAAGTCAAGTTTTTACCACCATTTTGTTGATTTCGATTTCTTTTTTGAAATGCTTCTAGCCTACCATGAAGAAAGGATCCTCCAACTTCTCGAAGCTGAAAAGATGTGTGAGCGACTAGTTCCGGATTTTATTGACCTTTGTTTGGAAAGAAAGGATGATCTTTTTTTCCACCAAAAAGTACGGACACTTCGTTCGGATACAAAGATAGATTCTCTTTTAAAGAGAATGGATACACAAGTAATGCATGTATTTTTATCGATTTGGTCCAAAGAAATCAAAGGGAAATGGAGTCTAGACCAATTGCAATCTTTGTATCCTTTGGCTTCCGAATATTTTTTTTCCAACCTCACCGAAGATAGTTTTCAGAAAGAATCGTTATCAGAGTTATTCCAAAAATTATTATCCTTATCCGATCAATTTACTTAA